A region from the Leopardus geoffroyi isolate Oge1 chromosome C2, O.geoffroyi_Oge1_pat1.0, whole genome shotgun sequence genome encodes:
- the PLSCR5 gene encoding phospholipid scramblase family member 5 — protein MACKDAQDQRSRGLPGFLPGAPAPDRSFRLSYPHPENQVWQPALPRPGSLPPGLEYLSQLDLIIIHQQVELLGMILGTETSNKYEIKNSLGQRIYFAVEESICFNRTFCSTLRACTLKVMDNSGREVITVNRPLRCNSCWCPCYLQELEIQAPPGTIVGYVAQKWDPFLPKFTIQNANKEDILKIVGPCATCGCFGDVDFEVKTINEKLTIGKISKYWSGFVNDVFTNADNFGIHVPADLDVTVKAAMIGACFLFDFMFFEHSLAGL, from the exons ATGGCCTGTAAAG atGCACAAGACCAAAGAAGTAGAGGTCTGCCTGGCTTTCTTCCTGGAGCTCCAGCCCCTGACCGCAGCTTTCGCCTCTCATATCCTCACCCAGAGAACCAAGTGTGGCAGCCAGCTCTCCCTCGGCCAGGCAGTCTTCCTCCTGGGCTGGAATATTTAAGCCAg TTAGACCTGATAATTATACACCAGCAGGTGGAGCTTCTTGGAA TGATACTCGGCACTGAGACCTCCAACAAATATGAGATTAAAAACAGTTTGGGACAAAGAATTTACTTTGCAGTGGAAGAAAGCATCTGCTTCAATCGTACTTTCTGTTCCACACTTCGAGCTTGCACTCTGAAGGTCATGGATAACTCAGGTCGGGAGGTGATTACAGTAAACAGGCCCTTGAGGTGTAATAGCTGCTGGTGCCCTTGCTACCTGCAAGAG TTAGAAATCCAAGCCCCTCCTGGTACTATAGTTGGTTATGTTGCACAGAAGTGGGACCCCTTTCTGCCTAAATTCACAATCCAAAATGCAAAcaaagaagatattttgaaaattgttgGTCCTTGTGCAACATGTGGCTGTTTTGGCGATGTGGATTTTGAG gtgAAGACCATTAATGAAAAACTTACAATTGGGAAGATTTCAAAGTACTGGTCAGGATTTGTAAATGATGTCTTTACCAATGCTGACAACTTCGGAATTCATGTCCCCGCAGATCTAGATGTGACAGTCAAAGCAGCAATGATTGgtgcttgttttctcttt gatTTTATGTTCTTTGAACATTCACTAGCTGGATTATAA